In Oxyura jamaicensis isolate SHBP4307 breed ruddy duck unplaced genomic scaffold, BPBGC_Ojam_1.0 oxyUn_random_OJ72809, whole genome shotgun sequence, the genomic window CCGAGACCCCCGGTCCGTGGAGGGTCGGCgtcccctcttctccctgctccttccccaggtgTACCTGTTTGCCGAAGCCCTGGCCGAGGGGGCCGTGAAGATGGGGATGCCGGGGGGCTTGGCCAGCAGGATCGCGGCCCAGACGCTGCTGGTGAGTCGGTGCCGTCGCTCGGGGGCTCCCCGCGTGCCTTTTCTCCCCGCGCTCCCCCGGCTCCGCGGCGCCTTCCAGGCTTGGTGCAAGCTCCCAGTGCCATCAGCTCCTCTGGGAGCCaaaaaggcggggggggggggggggggcagccagGAGCGAAGGTGGGAATGGGGCTGGGAGTGGGGCTGAGAAGGATACGAGCGGTCCCCACGCAGCGGTGGGGGGCCCCCTCAGCGCCATCGGGCAGCGAGGGGAGAGTCGGGACTGAGTTTCAGCCCGGCGTAAGTGTGGCATCACCAAAGGTTGGCAGAGCAAGGGAGGTCCTGCGTTgcctcctgcctcagtttcccctcttGGAAACTAAAGCCATGGTGGCGGGGCAGATGCTTCACCACCTCGTCCCCCGGAAAACCGGGGGGGAGATGGGAGGATGCTGCGGTCCCCCGAGCAAAAGGGAGGTCGGGAAGAGGTGGGAACGAcccgttttttttttgctcctcaCCCCCCTGAGCCGCCCCGTGCACCCCCAGGGCGCAGCGAAGGTGATGCTGGAGACGGGGGAGCACCCGGCCAAGCTGCGCGGGGACGTCTGCACGCCCGGCGGCACCACCATCCACGCCTTGCACCAGCTGGAGAAGGGCGCGCTGCGCGCCACCGTCATGAACGCCGTGGAGGCTGCCACCAAGCGAGCCTGCGACGTGGGCGAGGACTAGGGGCCAGCTTGGGGACGGCCACCTCCGTCCCGTCCCCCGGTGCCAGGGAccggagctgctgctgcttctcgtCCTCCAGCCGTGGTGATCCCAGACCAAAGCCCTCCGGGGACCTCGACCCCTCGGGAGAACCTGGCCGGAGGTGGGAGGTGCCCACGTGGCTGGCCAccgctgcagggctgggacccAATAAAGGTGGGCAGCACCGAGGCAGGCTTGGCTCTTTCTGGTCTGTTGGGTCCTCCGGTGCCATTTGTCCTCGGGGAGGTGACAGCAGTGGGGTTTGTGCCGCCGTGACGCGCTGGGACAGCGGGGATGGAGATGGCAGAGTCGGAGTGGCTGAGGGTAGGTGGCACCTCTGGGGCCAGCAGGTCCAGTCCCCTGGTCAAACAGGGACACCCaaggtgcccagcaccacgtccgAGCAAtttttggagatctccaaggaggaaaaCTCCACCACCcgccctgggcagcctgtgccggCGCTCCGGCACCCGCCtggcacagaagtgctgcctggtggtgACACCACGCTGGATGTGACCACCCAAAAAgcagaccctgtgtctgagaacgttgtccaaacacttcttcaactccagcaggctcggggCCGTGACCACGTCCCTcggggagcctgtcccagcacccgaccaccctcttggtgcAGAAGCTTTCCCTAAAGCCCATCCTGACCCTCTCCTTACGCAGCTttggcggggccggggctgatGCTCAGCCGCAGCGCCCGGTTCTTGGTTACAAGTGGGCACCGGTGCCCGGTCCTCTGCTCAGTTCTGGGGCTGTGGGCACGAGAAGGGGGATCGGCCGCAGCCTggccaaaaataaaacctgggaGCTCGCCGCTTCGGTGAGGACCCGATCACTTCGCAAGCCCCGATGAAGCTCCCTTCTCCACGCTTTGAAGATGAAAGGCGCCTTCCTGGCAAAGCAcccaggtgctgagcaccccctctggctcctgctgcttggATCCATCCCCGGGGAGCCGCAGACGCGGTGACAGCCGGCGGCGCCAAGCCCAGGGAGATGCCACCTGGAGAGGCGGCCGTGCCCCCTTCTTCCACGGGCCATAGCAGCACAAGCCCCAAAAATAGCTGAATTTTCCAAAATCATCCACGTGGCTTCGCTGGTCCTTGTCGGGGTTAGGTACCAGCATGCAGCAGCCTTTATCACTCTGCTAAATGGCACAAAAATGGTTTAAattcaattaattaaatatatttatacgtTGCAGGTAAATTATTGCCACTACCTTACTGGCTTTGCCCAGGGGAGTGAAATACAGCCAGTCCTCCACAGGTTTCCTCACAGCTGGGCGCTCCAAGTCAGCCACAGCTCAACTTTTAGGATGTTTTAGGGTGCAAAGCTGGAAGGGAGAAGCACGAAACGGGGCGGACCCTACGCAACGTGCCGGCTTGGAGCCTGGCAGCGGCTGAAAGCGGGAGGCTGGTTGGgtgtgaagaggaaaaactaAGTCATTTCTCCAGCAGTCCGACTACTGACCTTGGTTCTGCAGCAGTTTTGGGATGGGAAAGGGCAAACCCCAGGTCCAAACCCCCCAGTTTTTGCGTGCTGCGCCCTAAATTCCCCGTCGTTTCCCGGCAAGTGAACGGCTCGATGCTAACAAGGCAAAATTCCCGCCTGATGTCGAGTTCTTTGAAGCTGTGCATCCAACTGGAGGAGAAAATAGGGCTTAAAGGCCGCTACGGCCACTTTATTAATTCTTGGTCTCAGCCGATGGGATTGTACTGGTCAACGGGGCTCGGAAGAAAACGCTGACCCCAGTTTTGGAGCATTTTGGGGCCAGACGCAGCGTTTTGGGCACCGAGTTGACCGCGCTCAGGACCATTTACAAAAGACAACCTCAGAGCGGgaataaaaatccatttaatcTCCATAAACTCTGAACTCGTGAGACAAAGACCCGACAAGTAAAAACACCCATCCCGCCTGCTGACACGGGGTCACGTCAGCTTGAGTATTTTTTGTTGCCgttgttcctttttttcaaTCATTTGGCTAAAATTTTCTCCAAACCGGGTCGAGGAAAGAGCTGCTTAATTCACATCCGACGCCTCCGGTATTTCACGACAGCTCCAGGGGCCGTTCCTGCTCCCATCTCACACAAGAAACGGGGTAAATCAGGAGCCTGGACCCCAAAacttgggtgttttttttttttgatggtacGTGTTCAGCAGGTCTCGGTGGTCCGGGTGCTGCCGTGCTGTCACGGGAGGGCTGCTGGCGACCCTCACCAGGGGATCTGCGGCTTGCCGGTagccccccccccgtgtcccctgtGCCAATCCAGTGCATGAAAAAAAGTATCGTTAAAGCAGCCCCAAATCTCCCCGGTTTCACAGGAAACCGTTTTGGCAGCGGGGAGGGTGTCGCCATCCCCTTTAGGGCAGCGCCCCGGGAGCTTGACGATGCGAGGACACCGAGGCCGCGCGACCCACGTCAGATTTTACACCCACACCGCCTCCCCGCAGGatctgtcccccccccccaaaccccatccccttcctcgaAGATCTTTGCCACAACCCTGCATCCGTCTTCAGCGCCGCTGTGGGGTAAGAAACATCCCGACCACATAGCTGCCTGCTCCGAGACGCGGGGGATTACAGCGTCAAAACGCACCTTGCCCCACGGCCCCGGCTCCTCGGGGGTCCCTCCGTCACCCCATCTCCCCGTGGGGGCAGCACGGACGCCGCCCACCCCGTCCTCGCGGTGCCCGCCTTACCCCGGGACCGTCCTGCTCAGTCTCACCGGGATTAAAAACCAGCGCCTCCTAAATCAACTCAGGGTGAGGAACGACCCTCGAATATGCGACGGATGGGGGGCGTCGCTTAAAAAAAAACCCCCGTTAGCCCTAAACTGTGACTCCCCCCCCACTCCCCTGCAGCCACGGTAACCCACGGGTGTCTGGGCCTCCTCAGCTGCCCGTGACGGAGGGGAGCCGGCAcccccgctgccagccctgccaggacAAACGGGGTGTCCCCAACCCCCACGGGTGTCCCCGGGGAGGCGAGGCGGTCGGTAGCCGCCGGGTGGCCGGCCGGCCGCCCCTGCCCTAGGGATCGGGGCTGCCGCCGCGGTGCAGCCGCTGGGCCATGCTGATGAGGGAGCGGAGCTGCACCAGCTTCAGCGGCCCCACTTGCCGTGGGTCCTGGCCCTCCAGCCAGCGCAGCGCCGtctccagccctctgatggCTTCCCGGGCCGTGGGCAGCAAAGGGGGACCCTCTTCCCCAAGCCCGCCAGCCCCACTGTCCCCTCCACCAGCCCCATCTCCGGCAACcgtttcttcctcctcctcctcctcctcctcctccaccccacAGCCTCCGGAGCCTTCCTCCTCGGCGTCCTCATCCCCATCGTCCTCTCCCGTACCCGGGGCCGTGTCATCCAAGTGCAGCCAGTCGGCCACCTCCTCGGGAGCCAGGCGCTTGTAGGCCAACGCGGCCAGGTGGGTCAAGTCGCTGAAGACTTTGCTGTCCCCGCAGCCTTCCTCCCCGGCTGGCCGGTCTCCTCGCTCTTCCTCCCCAGGCTGGGGCTCGAAGGCGGcgcgcagccccagcagccagcacttcTCGATGGCGCCGGGGGGGATGAGGTCCCAGGAGAGGCCGGCCAAGTAGAGCATGTCCTTGAGGAGAAAGGACCGCACGAAGTCCACGGGGCCGCCGGCGCTGCCGCCCCCGGCCGCGCACGAGACGGCCAAGCGCAGCAGCTCCCGTTTGTAGAGCTGCTTGAAGGCGGACACCACCCCTTGCTCCAACGGGGCCGGGATTCGGCCGCCCCCTCCGGCCGAGCCGCTCCCGGTCGGGCCCTTGGAGAGGAAGAGAGCGCGGATGGAGCCGTCGGGAGTCTGCAGCTGGGGGAGCTCCTCGGGGCCGCCCCCGGCGGGCGGCGTCGGGGAGCTGAGCAACAACACGGCCTTCTGCTGCAAGCAGCTCCGCCGCAGGTACCGTTTGACGCCCGGCACGAAGTCCTCGAAGAACCAAGCCCTGAGGAGAGCCAGCCCCAACCCGGCCTCGGGGCTGTAACGATAGCAAGCGGGGAATTTGTCCTGGTTGTGGTGGCGGAGGCTGGGGGGGTCGCGGAGGCCGCCGACCACCAAAGGCTTCAGCTTGTGGGAGCCGGTCAAGTTGGCGGCCAGCAGCACGGTGACCCGTTGGCGAGGAGCCGGCCGCCGTCGCGCCGCCTGCCCGGGCAGCAGCTTCCAGTAGAGCCCGGTGACGTTGGCGTTGTAGATCTGCTCATCGCCGTAGCCCCCGGCGTCGGCGGCTGGGGTCGGCGGCGGctcggggcgggcggcgggcgccCGCTCGTGCTCGGCGCCGGGGAGGCCGCCCTCGCCGTAGATGCGTTGGCTGGAGATGCCGTGGCGCTTCTGCCAGCGCCAGAACCAACCGTGGCTGGCCTTGAAGGTACACTCGGGGCCGTAGATCTGCCGGGCGAAAGCTTCAGCTTGGGCTTGGATGAGGGGTCCGGAGAGGGGGACGCCGTGCTGCCGGAGGGCGAGGAACCAAGCGTAGACGGCTCGGTCGATCTCTTCCTCGTTGGCCAACCTCATCTTCTTGCGTTGGGtgcccacctccccccccagctgctccaaGAACCAACGCAGCTTCGCCTCGTCCTTCAACCAACCCCGCAGCGtcccccccggcaccccgaAAGCCCGGCACACCGACGCCTGCCGCTCGCCCTTCTTCACCCGCTCGATGGCTTGCAGCTTGTCCTTGATGGAGTACGCCCGCCTCAGCGCCATCTTCACCGACACCCCCCCCCCNNNNNNNNNNNNNNNNNNNNNNNNNNNNNNNNNNNNNNNNNNNNNNNNNNNNNNNNNNNNNNNNNNNNNNNNNNNNNNNNNNNNNNNNNNNNNNNNNNNNggggggggggggggggggggggcgccttTGTCTCCGCTCCCAGCCCCGAGCCGGTCGGCGCCTAAAGCGCATGCGcgctccctctcctcccccccccaacctAATGGTCTcgcctctccctcc contains:
- the PYCR3 gene encoding pyrroline-5-carboxylate reductase 3 — translated: MPRASGPPKNSVAPLLLPLLSQLLPAGTKVLRLMPNLPCVVQAGAMVFARGSGASDEDAALLQNLLTSCGLCEEVPESYIDIHTGLSGSGVAYVYLFAEALAEGAVKMGMPGGLASRIAAQTLLGAAKVMLETGEHPAKLRGDVCTPGGTTIHALHQLEKGALRATVMNAVEAATKRACDVGED
- the TIGD5 gene encoding tigger transposable element-derived protein 5, which encodes MALRRAYSIKDKLQAIERVKKGERQASVCRAFGVPGGTLRGWLKDEAKLRWFLEQLGGEVGTQRKKMRLANEEEIDRAVYAWFLALRQHGVPLSGPLIQAQAEAFARQIYGPECTFKASHGWFWRWQKRHGISSQRIYGEGGLPGAEHERAPAARPEPPPTPAADAGGYGDEQIYNANVTGLYWKLLPGQAARRRPAPRQRVTVLLAANLTGSHKLKPLVVGGLRDPPSLRHHNQDKFPACYRYSPEAGLGLALLRAWFFEDFVPGVKRYLRRSCLQQKAVLLLSSPTPPAGGGPEELPQLQTPDGSIRALFLSKGPTGSGSAGGGGRIPAPLEQGVVSAFKQLYKRELLRLAVSCAAGGGSAGGPVDFVRSFLLKDMLYLAGLSWDLIPPGAIEKCWLLGLRAAFEPQPGEEERGDRPAGEEGCGDSKVFSDLTHLAALAYKRLAPEEVADWLHLDDTAPGTGEDDGDEDAEEEGSGGCGVEEEEEEEEEETVAGDGAGGGDSGAGGLGEEGPPLLPTAREAIRGLETALRWLEGQDPRQVGPLKLVQLRSLISMAQRLHRGGSPDP